In Lepus europaeus isolate LE1 chromosome 9, mLepTim1.pri, whole genome shotgun sequence, the following are encoded in one genomic region:
- the TMX3 gene encoding protein disulfide-isomerase TMX3 isoform X3, translated as MFEHVQKRHRVFFVYIGGESPLKEKYIDAASELIVYTYFFSAPEEVVPEYVTLKEMPAVLVFKDETYFVYDEYEDGDLSSWISRERFQNYLTVDGFLLYELGDTGKLVAIAVIDEKNTSLEHTRLKSIIQEVARDYRDHFHRDFQFGHMDGNDYINTLLMDELAVPTVVVLNTSNQQYFLLDRQIKDTKDMVQFINNILDGTVEAQGGDSIFQRLKRIVFDAKSTIVSIFKSSPLMGCFLFGLPLGVISIMCYGIYTADTEGGYVEERYEISKSETESQEQIEENKEQQEPSSGGSLVPTEQEPKDVLEKKKD; from the exons ATGTTTGAACATGTACAGAAGAGACATCGTGTATTTTTCGTTTATATAGGTGGAGAATCACCTTTGAAA GAGAAATACATCGATGCTGCTTCAGAATTGATTGTCTATACATACTTTTTTTCTGCCCCTGAAGAAGTAGTTCCTGAG tatgtGACACTAAAAGAGATGCCTGCTGTGCTTGTTTTCAAAGATGAAACCTACTTTGTTTATGATG AGTATGAAGATGGTGATCTGTCATCGTGGATCAGCCGGGAGAGATTTCAGAATTACCTTACTGTGGATGGCTTCCTTTTGTATGAACTTGGAGATACAG GGAAGCTCGTGGCTATTGCTGTTATCGATGAGAAAAATACATCACTTGAACATACCAG ATTAAAGTCAATTATTCAGGAAGTTGCTAGAGATTACAGAGACCACTTCCATAG GGATTTTCAGTTTGGCCACATGGATGGAAACGACTATATAAATACCCTGCTGATGGA tGAATTGGCAGTGCCAACCGTGGTTGTATTGAATACTTCAAACCAGCAATACTTTTTGCTAGACAGACAGATTAAGGATACCAAAGACATGGTCCAATTCATTAATAACATTCTGGATGGCACAGTAGAG GCCCAAGGAGGTGATAGCATTTTCCAGAGGTTGAAGAGAATAGTATTTGATGCCAAATCTACCATAGTG TCTATATTCAAGAGCTCCCCACTCATGGGCTGCTTCCTCTTTGGCCTGCCGCTGGGTGTCATCAGTATCATGTGCTATGGAATCTACACAGCGGACACTGAGGGGGGTTACGTAGAGGAACGGTATGAAATATCGAAAAGTGAAACTGAAAGCCAAGAACagatagaagaaaacaaagaacagcAGGAGCCAAGCAGTGGAGGCTCTTTAGTGCCTACTGAGCAAGAACCCAAGGATgtgttagaaaagaagaaagattga
- the TMX3 gene encoding protein disulfide-isomerase TMX3 isoform X1 — translation MAARRSRAAIRLCATVVLLDVAFCKGFVEDLDESFKDNRKDDIWLVDFYAPWCGHCKKLEPIWNEVGLEMKSIGSPVKVGKMDATSYSSIASEFGVRGYPTIKLLKGDLAYNYRGPRTKDDIIEFAHRVSGALIRPLPSQQMFEHVQKRHRVFFVYIGGESPLKEKYIDAASELIVYTYFFSAPEEVVPEYVTLKEMPAVLVFKDETYFVYDEYEDGDLSSWISRERFQNYLTVDGFLLYELGDTGKLVAIAVIDEKNTSLEHTRLKSIIQEVARDYRDHFHRDFQFGHMDGNDYINTLLMDELAVPTVVVLNTSNQQYFLLDRQIKDTKDMVQFINNILDGTVEAQGGDSIFQRLKRIVFDAKSTIVSIFKSSPLMGCFLFGLPLGVISIMCYGIYTADTEGGYVEERYEISKSETESQEQIEENKEQQEPSSGGSLVPTEQEPKDVLEKKKD, via the exons GTTTAAAGACAACCGAAAAGATGACATTTGGCTTGTAGAT TTTTATGCACCATGGTGTGGCCATTGCAAAAAACTGGAACCGATTTGGAATGAAGTTGGCCTTGAGATGAAAAGCATTGGTTCTCCAGTTAAAGTTGGGAAGATGGATGCTACTTCCTATTCTA GCATTGCTTCAGAATTTGGAGTTCGAGGTTATCCAACAATTAAGCT attaaagGGGGATTTGGCATATAATTACAGAGGACCACGAACTAAAGATGATATTATTGAATTTGCTCACAGAGTATCTGG GGCTTTAATTCGGCCACTTCCAAGTCAGCAAATGTTTGAACATGTACAGAAGAGACATCGTGTATTTTTCGTTTATATAGGTGGAGAATCACCTTTGAAA GAGAAATACATCGATGCTGCTTCAGAATTGATTGTCTATACATACTTTTTTTCTGCCCCTGAAGAAGTAGTTCCTGAG tatgtGACACTAAAAGAGATGCCTGCTGTGCTTGTTTTCAAAGATGAAACCTACTTTGTTTATGATG AGTATGAAGATGGTGATCTGTCATCGTGGATCAGCCGGGAGAGATTTCAGAATTACCTTACTGTGGATGGCTTCCTTTTGTATGAACTTGGAGATACAG GGAAGCTCGTGGCTATTGCTGTTATCGATGAGAAAAATACATCACTTGAACATACCAG ATTAAAGTCAATTATTCAGGAAGTTGCTAGAGATTACAGAGACCACTTCCATAG GGATTTTCAGTTTGGCCACATGGATGGAAACGACTATATAAATACCCTGCTGATGGA tGAATTGGCAGTGCCAACCGTGGTTGTATTGAATACTTCAAACCAGCAATACTTTTTGCTAGACAGACAGATTAAGGATACCAAAGACATGGTCCAATTCATTAATAACATTCTGGATGGCACAGTAGAG GCCCAAGGAGGTGATAGCATTTTCCAGAGGTTGAAGAGAATAGTATTTGATGCCAAATCTACCATAGTG TCTATATTCAAGAGCTCCCCACTCATGGGCTGCTTCCTCTTTGGCCTGCCGCTGGGTGTCATCAGTATCATGTGCTATGGAATCTACACAGCGGACACTGAGGGGGGTTACGTAGAGGAACGGTATGAAATATCGAAAAGTGAAACTGAAAGCCAAGAACagatagaagaaaacaaagaacagcAGGAGCCAAGCAGTGGAGGCTCTTTAGTGCCTACTGAGCAAGAACCCAAGGATgtgttagaaaagaagaaagattga
- the TMX3 gene encoding protein disulfide-isomerase TMX3 isoform X2, whose product MKRALIRPLPSQQMFEHVQKRHRVFFVYIGGESPLKEKYIDAASELIVYTYFFSAPEEVVPEYVTLKEMPAVLVFKDETYFVYDEYEDGDLSSWISRERFQNYLTVDGFLLYELGDTGKLVAIAVIDEKNTSLEHTRLKSIIQEVARDYRDHFHRDFQFGHMDGNDYINTLLMDELAVPTVVVLNTSNQQYFLLDRQIKDTKDMVQFINNILDGTVEAQGGDSIFQRLKRIVFDAKSTIVSIFKSSPLMGCFLFGLPLGVISIMCYGIYTADTEGGYVEERYEISKSETESQEQIEENKEQQEPSSGGSLVPTEQEPKDVLEKKKD is encoded by the exons atgaaaag GGCTTTAATTCGGCCACTTCCAAGTCAGCAAATGTTTGAACATGTACAGAAGAGACATCGTGTATTTTTCGTTTATATAGGTGGAGAATCACCTTTGAAA GAGAAATACATCGATGCTGCTTCAGAATTGATTGTCTATACATACTTTTTTTCTGCCCCTGAAGAAGTAGTTCCTGAG tatgtGACACTAAAAGAGATGCCTGCTGTGCTTGTTTTCAAAGATGAAACCTACTTTGTTTATGATG AGTATGAAGATGGTGATCTGTCATCGTGGATCAGCCGGGAGAGATTTCAGAATTACCTTACTGTGGATGGCTTCCTTTTGTATGAACTTGGAGATACAG GGAAGCTCGTGGCTATTGCTGTTATCGATGAGAAAAATACATCACTTGAACATACCAG ATTAAAGTCAATTATTCAGGAAGTTGCTAGAGATTACAGAGACCACTTCCATAG GGATTTTCAGTTTGGCCACATGGATGGAAACGACTATATAAATACCCTGCTGATGGA tGAATTGGCAGTGCCAACCGTGGTTGTATTGAATACTTCAAACCAGCAATACTTTTTGCTAGACAGACAGATTAAGGATACCAAAGACATGGTCCAATTCATTAATAACATTCTGGATGGCACAGTAGAG GCCCAAGGAGGTGATAGCATTTTCCAGAGGTTGAAGAGAATAGTATTTGATGCCAAATCTACCATAGTG TCTATATTCAAGAGCTCCCCACTCATGGGCTGCTTCCTCTTTGGCCTGCCGCTGGGTGTCATCAGTATCATGTGCTATGGAATCTACACAGCGGACACTGAGGGGGGTTACGTAGAGGAACGGTATGAAATATCGAAAAGTGAAACTGAAAGCCAAGAACagatagaagaaaacaaagaacagcAGGAGCCAAGCAGTGGAGGCTCTTTAGTGCCTACTGAGCAAGAACCCAAGGATgtgttagaaaagaagaaagattga